The Arthrobacter sp. D5-1 genome segment CCTTGGTCTCGACGATCGGAAGACCGGTCATCGAACCTGCACCGAGCTCGTCGGAGAGCTTGGCACAACGCTCCAGCAGGCGGGAGTGCAAGTAGAACACGTCACCCGGGTATGCTTCGCGTCCCGGCGGACGGCGCAGCAGAAGGGACACGGCGCGGTAGGCTTCGGCCTGCTTGGACAGGTCATCGAAGATCACCAGAACGTGCTTGCCGCCGTACATCCAGTGCTGGCCGATGGCCGAACCTGCATACGGTGCCAGGTACTTGAAGCCAGCGGGGTCAGATGCCGGGGAGGCCACGATGGTGGTGTACTCCAGTGCGCCGTGGTCCTCAAGGGTCTGGCGGACGGCTGCGATGGTGGAAGCCTTCTGGCCAACACCAACGTAAACGCAGCGAACCTGCTTGGTGACATCTCCCGAAGCCCAGTTGGCCTTCTGGTTGATGATGGTGTCCACGGCGATGGCCGTCTTACCGGTCTGGCGGTCACCAATGATCAGCTGACGCTGGCCACGGCCGATCGGGATCATGGCGTCGATAGCCTTGAGGCCGGTCTGCATCGGTTCGTGAACCGACTTGCGTTCGGTAACGCCCGGAGCCTGGAGTTCCAGTGCGCGGGTGCCTTCGGCCTTGATTTCGCCAAGGTCATCAATCGGCTGGCCCAGCGGGTCGACAACGCGACCCAGGAAGGCGTCGCCAACCGGAACGGACAGGATCTCACCGGTGCGGTGAACTTCCTGGCCTTCTTCAATACCGGTGAAGTCACCGAGGATAATGACACCGATCTCGCGGACGTCAAGGTTCTGGGCCAGGCCCAGCGTGCCATCTTCGAAGCGAAGCAGCTCGTTCGCCATGACCGAGGGAAGACCCTCAACACGGGCGATGCCGTCACTTGCGGTGGTCACACGACCAACCTCTACGCGCTCTGCGTTACCGGGTTCGTAGGACGCCGCGAACTCGTTCAACGCATTACGGACGTCGTCGGCGTTGATGGTCAATTCGGCCATCTGCAGTCCCTGCTCTCCTGTTTTCGTGATCATCGTTGCTCACGATGACCGGGTTTTATATCAGTTAAGTTGTGCTTTGATCTGGCTAGCCAGCGAGCTGACGGCGGAGTTCGGTCAGGCGGGCGATGACCGAAGCGTCGAGCACTTCGTCACCTACCTGGACACGGATCCCACCGATCAGTGCGGGGTCAACATTGAGGTTGACCTTCAGTTCGCGGCCGTACAGGGCATCCAGCCCGGCCTGCAGACGGCTGGCCTGCGTTTCCGTCAACGGACGGGTAACGCTGACAGTTGCAATCCAGCGCTGCTGACGCTTGGCTGCAAGCTTGGCGAAAGACTCGACGAGCTTGCTCGGCTTGACACCGCGCGGCTGCGTAACTGCCTGGCTGATGAGAACCTTTGCTTCCTCGCTGCTGCCAGGAACAAGCTTCTCGGCCAGTGCAATCTTTGCCGCAGGGGAACCCTGCGGCTCGGACAGAGCACGTTGTACTTCGTGGCTGGAGGCGACGATCTGGTTGAAGGCAAACAGATCGTTTTCCAGCTCTTCCAGCCCCGTGATACCGGAGGCAGAAACCGCCGACTTGTTTTCAGCTACGGCAATGACAACCGTGGCGGCAAGCGTCTCGAGTGCATCGCCGATATCGCGTGCCGATGCCCAGCGTGAGCTGGCCAGTCCGCCCGCAATTTCAGCAGCATCAGCGGAGACTTTTCCGCCAACCAGCTGCTTGACCAGCGCCGACTTTTCGTCTCCAGTACGGGACGGGTCAGTCAGGGCGCGGCGCAAGCCAGCCGAGCTGTCCACCGTTCCCAGGATTCCGAAGAGGTCCTTAGCCAACTGCAGCGAGGCGAAGGGAAGCTTGGCTTCCAACTGCGCCAGTGCTGTGGTCAGCGATTCGCTCGATATACCTGCCATTACTTAGCTGCACCTGCGCTCTGGGTCTCCAGATCTGCAAGGAAGCGGTCCACAACGCGTGCGGCGCGCTGGTCGTCGGTGAGTGCTTCACCAACGATGCGGCCGGCCAGCGTGGTGGCCAGGGTGCCTACCTCGGAACGAAGCGAGACAACAGCTGCCTGGCGCTCCGACTCGATGGCAGCGTGTGCCTGCTCGGTGATGCGGGCAGACTCTGCTGCAGCCTTGGCCTTGAGGTCCGCAAGGATCTGGGCGCCTTCGGCGCGTGCTTCTTCACGGATTCGGTTGGCTTCGGCGCGGGCGTCGGTGAGCTGCTGCTTGTACTCTTCAAGAGCTGCAGAAGCTTCCGCCTGGGCCGCTTCGGCCTTTGCAATGCCACCTTCGATTGCTTCGGCGCGCTCTGCGAAGGTCTTCTCGAACATCGGGACAACAAACTTGACCACGATGTACATGAGGACCGCAAAGCCGACGAGGACAACGCCCATTTCCCAGACGTTGGGAACGAGCGGGTTGCTCTTCGCTTCGCCTTCAGTGGCGGCTGAGATGATCAGCTGATTCATATTTCACCCGTCCTATCTACTCGTGCGTCGAATTCGCTTGGGTTCTTATTATTAGGAAAGAACGAAAGCGAAGACGAGGCCGAGGATGGCAAGAGCTTCAGTCAGTGCCAGGCCAAGGAACGCGATCGGCTGCAGCACACGCTGAGCTTCCGGCTGACGTGCAACACCGTTGATGTACGCGGCGAACACGAGACCCACACCGATACCACCGCCGATGGCCGAGAGACCGTAGCCGATGAGGTTGAGGGAGCCGTTGATGGTGCCTTCCATTTTTTCTTCCTTTCAAGATGCCGCCCGTGCGGCAGGTTGTTTGGGTTGCTTCATCCCCGCAAGGGGAAGTTTTGGGAGCCTAGTGGCTGTCGGCGTGCAGGGCGCCTTCGATGTAGATCGCGGTCAACAGGGTGAACACGTAAGCCTGCAGGGCCATGATCAGTGCTTCGAGCATGTACATGGCGATTGCGCCGACGAGGACCAGGACCGATGCGCCCTTGAGCAGGACGTTCTCCTGCATGACAAGGAACTCGATGCCGGAACCGGCGAGCATGACGATCAGGTGACCGGCCAGCATCGTCGCGAACAGACGGAGGCTGTGCGTGACCGGGCGGACCAAGAAGTTGGAGATGATTTCGATCGGTACCACGATCGGGAGGATGTACCACGGGACGCCGGAAGGAACGGTGGCGAGCTTGAAGTACTTCAGGCCGTTCTTCTTGATGCCGATGATGATCCAGGTGAAATACACGATGCCGGCCATGACGTAGGCGCCGCCTACGTGTGAGAAGCTCGGCAGCTGAATCACAGGGATGGCGCCGTAGATGTTGTTCACCAAAATGAAGAAGAACAAGCTGAACAGCAGCGGGACGTACTTGATGAAGTCCTTGCCGCCGATGATGTCCTTGGCGATGCTGTTGCGGACGAAGCCGTAAGCCATCTCGCCTGCGAACTGCAGCTTGCCGGGTACCAGCTGCTGCTTACGTGCAGCGAGGATGAAGAATGTAGCGATAATGACGACCGAAAGAATCACCAGCAGCATCTGCTTGGAGAATCCGTCGTGCGCACCCCAAGGCAGGATTGCCGGCAGGTGCATTTCGTCGATTCCGGGTGGGGTGAAGGACCCCGAATCCTGGGCGGGGAGCGCAAGCGCGATCAACGCGTTTCCTCTCTGCTGTGTCCATCATTGGGCATTGGTTGGAATCCGGAAGCGTTGGACGCATCCACAATCCATGTGAAATTATTTGGCATTACTGTCCCCGTCCGTGGACGGACCGCTGTCTGCGTTGCTCTCGCCAGCAGAGGAGCTTTGCCTGGTGAGGCCGTGCATATGGGAAAGATAGAACCCTCCTGCGGCTCCCAGCAGAGCGCCAAGGAGCACAATCCAGCGGGTCCCCCACAGATTATCCAGACCCCAGCCTATCAAACTCCAGACAATGATCCCGCCAATGATGTAGCTGAAGACGGCGATGCCGGCGTTGTATCCGCCGTCGTTTCCGGCTTCTGCGGCTTCATTGGCTTTCCCACGTTGCTGGGCTGGTGCGGCCGGGCGTGAATATCGCTTACGCGGAGACATCCGGGCCACCCTTCTTCTCTTCAGGATCGTTGTAGATCTGGAGGCGGGCCTTGCTGAAACCATGGATTTCTGCTGCCTGCCAGAAGACAACCGTGACCACTGCGCCAATCAGGAACCAGCGGTGGTGGAGCCAATCCGGCGCGCCGAGCACAAACAGTACTACGGCAAAACCGACCACTTTGATGAAATACGTAGCAACAAAGAGGCCAACGGCGCCTGAAGGGTTGTTGCGGCCCACATAGTGGCCTATCAAAAGGCTGATGCCAAAGAAGAGCATCACCAGCGCGGCGCCGAACGCCGCTGAAAGCGCACCCTGACCGCCGTTCATTACGGCCGCGATCACGCAGGTGACTGCGGTGGCCGCGACTGCGGCGGAGGCGCTCAGAAGAAGTAACCGGAGCCACAACGAGGATGCCTTGCCCATGGAACCAACACCACGTTTACCGGACGGGCGTCCGGTTTCGGCGTTGGATGTCATGGGGATACCAATCCTCGTGGCACAGGTGCCATATTCTCAAAGTGGGGTTACGGGCGAGTGACTGTCCGCAGAAAGAATTCTACATGAGATAGAACTGTGACGATAACCAGGCGCCACAACTACTCCCCCGGCCGCGTCGAGTTCCGGGTGAAGTAGGGCCACGCAGTCACGGCGGCCATGACGAGAGCCGCGACCACAACCACGATGAGCACAATCTGCCATGGGAAGACGGCGAAAGCGACGCCACCGAACGCCAGGATGCACGTCCAGACATAGAGCATGACGACGGCGGCACGGTGCGAGTAGCCGAGGTCCACCAGCTTATGGTGGAGGTGTCCGCGGTCAGCCGACCATGGCGACTGACCCCTCGCAGTCCTGCGGACTACGGCCATCCCCAGATCCAGGAGGGGCAGGGACAGAACCGCAAAGGGCAGCAAAATTGGAACGATCGTGGGGATGCCGTTGGCACGGTCATAAAGGCCCGAGCCGATCTGTCCCGTGGCTACGACACCGGCTGACGCCATGAGCAGGCCGATGAGCATGGCCCCCGAGTCACCCATGAAGATCTTTGCCGGGAACCAGTTGTGCGGCAGGAACCCGATGCAACTACCCACGAGGATGGCCATCAGGAGTGTGGCAAGGTCTGAGTTGTCGGTGGACGGATTGTTCCTGTGGACCCAATAAGCCGTGAGGAAGAAGGCGCCGCCACCAATGATGGCCACTCCCGCTGCCAAACCGTCCAGTCCGTCAATGAAGTTGACGGCGTTCATGGTGGTGACAATGAGTCCCGCCGTAAGCACAATCTGAAGGATCTCAGACTCGAGGAATATCGGCTCCGGGATGAAGGGCACCACCGACATCCGGACGCCCCACAGTGCCACGA includes the following:
- the atpA gene encoding F0F1 ATP synthase subunit alpha gives rise to the protein MAELTINADDVRNALNEFAASYEPGNAERVEVGRVTTASDGIARVEGLPSVMANELLRFEDGTLGLAQNLDVREIGVIILGDFTGIEEGQEVHRTGEILSVPVGDAFLGRVVDPLGQPIDDLGEIKAEGTRALELQAPGVTERKSVHEPMQTGLKAIDAMIPIGRGQRQLIIGDRQTGKTAIAVDTIINQKANWASGDVTKQVRCVYVGVGQKASTIAAVRQTLEDHGALEYTTIVASPASDPAGFKYLAPYAGSAIGQHWMYGGKHVLVIFDDLSKQAEAYRAVSLLLRRPPGREAYPGDVFYLHSRLLERCAKLSDELGAGSMTGLPIVETKANDVSAYIPTNVISITDGQIFLQSDLFNANQRPAVDVGVSVSRVGGAAQVKSMKKVSGTLKLDLAQYRDMQAFAMFASDLDAASRQQLTRGARLMELLKQGQYSPFPVENQVVSIWAGTKGHLDDVPVEDISRFESEFLEHLTHKSSILTTLAQTNVLDDDTAAALEEAIVSFKKGFFGEGDNHLVGAGHEEHAAISGGDVDQEKIVKQKR
- a CDS encoding F0F1 ATP synthase subunit delta → MAGISSESLTTALAQLEAKLPFASLQLAKDLFGILGTVDSSAGLRRALTDPSRTGDEKSALVKQLVGGKVSADAAEIAGGLASSRWASARDIGDALETLAATVVIAVAENKSAVSASGITGLEELENDLFAFNQIVASSHEVQRALSEPQGSPAAKIALAEKLVPGSSEEAKVLISQAVTQPRGVKPSKLVESFAKLAAKRQQRWIATVSVTRPLTETQASRLQAGLDALYGRELKVNLNVDPALIGGIRVQVGDEVLDASVIARLTELRRQLAG
- a CDS encoding F0F1 ATP synthase subunit B, which translates into the protein MNQLIISAATEGEAKSNPLVPNVWEMGVVLVGFAVLMYIVVKFVVPMFEKTFAERAEAIEGGIAKAEAAQAEASAALEEYKQQLTDARAEANRIREEARAEGAQILADLKAKAAAESARITEQAHAAIESERQAAVVSLRSEVGTLATTLAGRIVGEALTDDQRAARVVDRFLADLETQSAGAAK
- the atpE gene encoding ATP synthase F0 subunit C, whose amino-acid sequence is MEGTINGSLNLIGYGLSAIGGGIGVGLVFAAYINGVARQPEAQRVLQPIAFLGLALTEALAILGLVFAFVLS
- the atpB gene encoding F0F1 ATP synthase subunit A; the protein is MIALALPAQDSGSFTPPGIDEMHLPAILPWGAHDGFSKQMLLVILSVVIIATFFILAARKQQLVPGKLQFAGEMAYGFVRNSIAKDIIGGKDFIKYVPLLFSLFFFILVNNIYGAIPVIQLPSFSHVGGAYVMAGIVYFTWIIIGIKKNGLKYFKLATVPSGVPWYILPIVVPIEIISNFLVRPVTHSLRLFATMLAGHLIVMLAGSGIEFLVMQENVLLKGASVLVLVGAIAMYMLEALIMALQAYVFTLLTAIYIEGALHADSH
- a CDS encoding MraY family glycosyltransferase, which codes for MIMYLLMALTAAVVSYAGTWGARVAGNKLRLYRPIRSRDMHSALISKLGGLGIFAGFFVALVVASNSFFVKDIFRHNDAPWGILAGAVVIVAVGVADDILDIRWWIKLLGQGAAALIVALWGVRMSVVPFIPEPIFLESEILQIVLTAGLIVTTMNAVNFIDGLDGLAAGVAIIGGGAFFLTAYWVHRNNPSTDNSDLATLLMAILVGSCIGFLPHNWFPAKIFMGDSGAMLIGLLMASAGVVATGQIGSGLYDRANGIPTIVPILLPFAVLSLPLLDLGMAVVRRTARGQSPWSADRGHLHHKLVDLGYSHRAAVVMLYVWTCILAFGGVAFAVFPWQIVLIVVVVAALVMAAVTAWPYFTRNSTRPGE